In Chelmon rostratus isolate fCheRos1 chromosome 4, fCheRos1.pri, whole genome shotgun sequence, a genomic segment contains:
- the LOC121605191 gene encoding elongation factor 2-like translates to MVNFTVDQIRAIMDKKANIRNMSVIAHVDHGKSTLTDSLVSMAGIIAGARAGETRFTDTRKDEQERCITIKSTAISLFYELSKNDLAFIKQTKDGAGFLINLIDSPGHVDFSSEVTAALRVTDGALVVVDCVSGVCVQTETVLRQAIGERIKPVLMMNKMDRALLELQLDPEELYLTFQRIVESVNVIISTYGDDETGPMGNLMVDPVIGTVGFGSGLHGWAFTLKQFAEMYVAKFAAKGNAQMSPEDHCKKVEDMMKKLWGDRYLINQKFVKTATTSADGTKSPRTFVSLILDPIFKVFDAIMNFKKEETEKLIEKLEIKLDTEDKDKEGKPLLKAVMRRWLPAGEALLQMITIHLPSPVTAQKYRCDLLYEGPSDDEAAMGIKNCDPKAPLMVYISKMVPTSDKGRFYAFGRVFSGSVSTGLKVRIMGPNYVPGKKEDLCCKPIQRTILMMGRYVEPIEDVPCGNIVGLVGVDQFLVKTGTITTYEHAHNMRVMKFSVSPVVRVAVEAKNPADLPKLVEGLKRLCKSDPMVQCIIEESGEHIVAGAGELHLEICLKDLEEDHAGIPLKKSDPVVSYRETVGAESSVMCLSKSPNKHNRLFMKARPFEDGLAEAIDKGDIGSRQEIKARARQLAEKFDWDVTEARKIWCFGPDGTGPNMLVDVTKGVQYLNEIKDSVVAGFQWAVKEGVLCEENMRAIRFDIHDVTLHTDAIHRGGGQIIPTARRALYACELTAEPKLMEPVYLVEIQCPPNAMGGIYGVLNRRRGHVFEEISVEGTPLRVTKAYLPVMESFGFTADLRSNTGGQAFPQCVFDHWQVLPGDPMEAASKPGIVVAETRKRKGLKEGIPALDNYLDKL, encoded by the exons ATG GTGAACTTTACCGTCGACCAGATCCGTGCCATCATGGACAAGAAGGCCAACATCCGTAACATGTCTGTGATTGCGCACGTAGACCATGGAAAGTCAACCCTGACAGACTCGCTTGTGTCAATGGCTGGCATCATTGCTGGAGCTCGTGCTGGAGAGACCCGTTTCACAGACACACGGAAAGATGAACAGGAACGTTGCATCACCATCAAGTCTAC TGCCATCTCCCTGTTCTACGAGCTGAGTAAAAATGACTTGGCTTTCATCAAGCAGACCAAGGATGGCGCTGGCTTCTTGATCAACCTGATTGACTCTCCAGGACACGTTGACTTCTCCTCAGAAGTGACTGCTGCTCTCCGTGTCACTGATGGAGCCCTGGTTGTAGTGGACTGCGTGTCTG gtgtttgtgtgcaaactGAGACAGTGCTCCGTCAGGCAATTGGTGAGCGTATCAAGCCAGTCCTGATGATGAACAAGATGGACCGTGCCTTGTTGGAGTTGCAGCTTGACCCTGAAGAACTTTACCTGACTTTCCAGCGCATTGTTGAGTCCGTCAATGTCATCATCTCCACTTATGGTGATGATGAAACTGGACCTATGGGCAACCTCATG GTCGATCCAGTCATTGGTACCGTTGGCTTTGGTTCTGGACTCCATGGATGGGCTTTCACCCTGAAGCAGTTTGCTGAGATGTACGTCGCCAAGTTTGCTGCCAAGGGCAACGCCCAGATGTCACCAGAGGACCACTGCAAGAAGGTGGAAGACATGATGAAGAAGCTGTGGGGTGATAG GTACTTGATCAATCAAAAGTTCGTCAAGACTGCGACAACCTCAGCTGATGGCACCAAGTCCCCCCGCACCTTTGTTTCTCTTATCCTGGACCCCATCTTCAAG GTGTTCGATGCCATCATGAACTTCAAGAAGGAGGAAACTGAAAAGCTCATCGAGAAGTTGGAAATCAAGTTGGATACTGAGGACAAGGACAAAGAGGGTAAGCCTCTCCTGAAGGCTGTGATGCGCCGCTGGCTGCCTGCTGGAGAAGCTcttttgcaaatgatcacaatcCACCTGCCTTCCCCCGTCACTGCCCAGAAGTACCGCTGTGACCTGCTCTATGAAGGACCTTCAGATGATGAAGCTGCCATGG gtaTTAAGAACTGTGACCCCAAGGCTCCCTTGATGGTGTACATCTCAAAAATGGTCCCCACCAGTGACAAGGGTCGCTTCTATGCATTTGGGCGTGTGTTCTCTGGGTCTGTCTCCACTGGCCTGAAAGTACGCATTATGGGACCAAACTACGTCCCAGGAAAGAAGGAAGACCTCTGCTGTAAGCCGATTCAGAG GACCATTTTGATGATGGGCCGTTACGTTGAGCCCATTGAAGATGTGCCATGTGGTAACATCGTTGGTCTGGTTGGAGTGGACCAGTTCCTTGTCAAGACCGGAACAATCACCACCTATGAGCATGCACACAACATGAGAGTGATGAAGTTCAGTGTCAGCCCTGTGGTGAGAGTTGCTGTGGAGGCTAAAAACCCTGCTGACCTGCCCAAGCTGGTAGAGGGTTTGAAGCGTTTGTGCAAGTCTGATCCTATGGTGCAGTGTATCATTGAGGAGTCTGGAGAACATATCGTCGCTGGTGCTGGAGAGCTACATCTGGAGATTTGTCTGAAGGATCTGGAGGAGGACCATGCTGGTATTCCACTTAAG aaaTCTGATCCAGTGGTGTCCTACAGAGAGACTGTCGGCGCAGAGTCGAGTGTGATGTGTCTGTCAAAGTCACCCAACAAGCACAACCGTCTCTTCATGAAGGCCCGTCCCTTTGAAGATGGCCTAGCAGAAGCTATTGACAAGGGTGATATTGGCTCTCGTCAGGAGATCAAGGCCCGTGCCCGCCAACTTGCTGAAAAGTTTGATTGGGATGTCACTGAGGCCAGAAAGATTTGGTGCTTTGGACCTGATGGAACTGGCCCCAACATGTTGGTGGACGTTACCAAGGGAGTGCAGTACCTTAATGAGATCAAGGATAGTGTTGTGGCTGGCTTCCAGTGGGCAGTCAAGGAG GGTGTCCTGTGTGAAGAGAACATGCGTGCCATTCGCTTTGACATCCACGATGTGACCCTGCATACAGATGCTATTCACCGTGGTGGTGGTCAGATTATTCCCACAGCCCGCAGAGCTCTGTACGCTTGCGAGCTCACAGCTGAGCCGAAATTGATGGAGCCTGTCTACCTGGTGGAGATCCAG TGTCCTCCAAATGCAATGGGTGGAATCTATGGTGTGTTGAACAGAAGGCGTGGTCACGTGTTTGAGGAAATCAGTGTCGAGGGAACACCCTTGCGCGTTACCAAGGCCTACCTGCCTGTCATGGAGTCATTTG